Proteins encoded within one genomic window of Chroicocephalus ridibundus chromosome 7, bChrRid1.1, whole genome shotgun sequence:
- the DES gene encoding desmin, whose amino-acid sequence MSQSYSSSQRVSSYRRTFGGGSPVFSRASFGGKGSSGSSVTSRVYQVSRTSAVPSLSSFRTTRVTPLRSYQSAYQGAGELLDFSLADAMNQEFLQTRTNEKVELQELNDRFANYIEKVRFLEQQNALMVAEVNRLRGKEPTRVAEMYEEELRELRRQIDVLTSQRARVEVERDNLLDDLQKLKQRLQEEIQLKEEAENNLAAFRADVDAATLARIDLERRIESLQEEIAFLKKVHEEEIRELQAQLQEQHIQVEMDISKPDLTAALRDIRAQYESIAAKNIAEAEEWYKSKVSDLTQAANKNNDALRQAKQEMLEYRHQIQSYTCEIDALKGTNDSLMRQMREMEERFAGEAGGYQDTIARLEEEIRHLKDEMARHLREYQDLLNVKMALDVEIATYRKLLEGEENRISIPMHQTFASALNFRETSPEQRGSEVHTKKTVMIKTIETRDGEVVSEATQQQHEVL is encoded by the exons CCTCCTTCGGGGGCaagggcagcagcggcagctccgTCACCTCCCGCGTCTACCAGGTGTCCCGTACCTCGGCCgtccccagcctgtccagctTCCGCACCACCCGCGTGACGCCCCTGCGCTCCTACCAAAGTGCCTACCAAGGTGCCGGCGAGCTGCTGGACTTCAGCCTGGCCGATGCCATGAACCAGGAGTTCCTCCAGACCCGTACCAACGAGAAGGTGGAGCTGCAGGAGCTCAATGACCGCTTCGCCAACTACATTGAGAAGGTGCGCTTCTTGGAGCAGCAGAACGCCCTGATGGTGGCCGAGGTGAACCGCCTGCGGGGCAAGGAGCCCACCCGCGTGGCCGAGATGTACGAGGAGGAGCTGCGGGAGCTCCGTCGCCAGATAGACGTGCTCACCAGCCAGCGGGCCCGTGTCGAAGTCGAGCGGGACAACCTGCTTGATGACCTACAGAAGCTGAAGCAGAG GCTGCAAGAGGAGATCCAGCTGAAGGAGGAGGCTGAGAACAACCTGGCTGCTTTCAGAGCT gacGTGGACGCGGCCACGTTGGCACGCATCGACCTGGAAAGACGCATCGAGTCCCTGCAGGAGGAGATCGCCTTCCTCAAGAAGGTGCACGAAGAG GAAATCCGGGAGCTGCAGgctcagctgcaggagcagcacatcCAGGTGGAGATGGACATCTCCAAGCCCGACCTGACGGCTGCGCTGCGGGACATCCGCGCCCAGTACGAGAGCATCGCTGCCAAGAACATCGCCGAGGCTGAGGAGTGGTACAAGTCCAAG GTGTCTGACCTGACACAAGCGGCCAACAAGAACAACGACGCGCTGAGGCAGGCGAAACAGGAGATGCTGGAGTACCGGCACCAGATCCAGTCCTACACCTGCGAGATTGACGCCCTCAAGGGCACG AACGACTCACTGATGCGCCAGATGCGGGAGATGGAGGAGCGCTTTGCAGGGGAGGCCGGTGGGTACCAGGACACCATCgcccggctggaggaggagaTCCGGCACCTGAAGGATGAGATGGCCCGGCACTTGCGCGAGTACCAGGACCTGCTCAACGTCAAGATGGCCCTGGACGTGGAGATTGCCACGTACCGCAAGCTGCTGGAGGGCGAGGAGAACCG GATCAGCATCCCCATGCACCAGACCTTCGCCTCCGCACTCAACTTCCGAG AGACCAGCCCAGAGCAGCGCGGCTCCGAGGTGCACACCAAAAAGACCGTGATGATCAAAACCATCGAAACCCGTGACGGAGAG GTGGTGAGCGAGGCAACCCAGCAGCAGCATGAAGTGCTGTAG